A single window of Nicotiana sylvestris chromosome 3, ASM39365v2, whole genome shotgun sequence DNA harbors:
- the LOC104216084 gene encoding uncharacterized protein, producing the protein MLSGFTRTLLQNPKLFTFKHQNPLAFSLVMATANSSSFSPVSSPSNHVPLKRVGTHNGSFHCDEALGCFMIRLTNKFYNAQIVRTRDTQVLETLDAVLDVGGVYDPSRDRYDHHQKGFQEVFGHGFTTKLSSAGLVYKHFGKEIIAKELQVDEEHPDVHRLFLAIYKSFMEAIDAVDNGINQYDTDQSPRYVNNTHLSSRVGRLNLDWIEPDQSSEKENEAFERAMDLAGSEFLDRVRFHVRSWLPARSIIMECLAARHKIDPSGEIVVFTTFCPWKLHLFELEEEMKIDLPIKYALYQDDRSKSWRVQAVGVAPDRFESRKALPAQWRGLRDDELSKETGIPGCVFIHMSGFIGGNQSYEGALAMAKAALKL; encoded by the exons ATGCTCTCTGGTTTCACCAGAACTCTACTCCAAAACCCTAAACTCTTCACCTTCAAACATCAAAATCCTCTCGCATTCTCTCTAGTAATGGCTACCGCTAACTCCTCTTCTTTCTCACCTGTATCTTCCCCTTCAAACCATGTTCCCCTAAAGCGAGTAGGTACTCACAATGGTAGCTTCCATTGTGATGAAGCTCTTGGTTGCTTCATGATTCGTCTTACAAACAAGTTTTACAATGCTCAGATTGTCCGTACTCGCGATACCCAG GTGTTGGAAACGCTTGATGCGGTGCTTGATGTTGGTGGGGTTTATGATCCTAGTCGAGACCGTTATGATCATCACCAAAAGGGATTTCAAGAGGTCTTTGGACATGGTTTCACTACTAAGCTTAGCAGTGCTGGTCTTGTTTACAAG CATTTTGGAAAGGAGATAATTGCAAAGGAGCTCCAAGTTGATGAAGAACATCCGGATGTTCATAGGTTGTTCCTTGCCATTTACAAGAGCTTCATGGAG GCAATTGATGCAGTCGACAATGGAATCAATCAGTACGATACAGACCAGTCACCCAGATATGTAAATAATACTCATTTGTCCTCACGAGTTGGAAGACTAAACTTGGACTGGATTGAACCTGATCAGTCTTCTGAAAAGGAGAATGAAGCTTTCGAACGTGCAATGGATTTAGCTGGCAGTGAGTTCTTGGAT CGCGTCCGCTTTCATGTAAGATCTTGGTTACCAGCACGCTCAATCATCATGGAGTGCCTTGCTGCAAGACACAAGATTGATCCTAGTGGAGAGATTGTAGTTTTTACTACATTTTGCCCG TGGAAGCTTCATTTGTTTGAGCTGGAAGAGGAGATGAAGATTGATCTTCCCATCAAATATGCTTTATATCAG GATGATAGGAGCAAAAGTTGGCGAGTGCAAGCTGTGGGTGTAGCTCCTGACAGATTTGAGAGCAGGAAAGCCCTTCCAGCTCAGTGGCGAGGTTTAAGAGATGATGAACTCTCCAAGGAAACAGGAATTCCTGGCTGTGTTTTTATCCACATGAGTGGGTTTATTGGAGGAAATCAAAGTTATGAAGGAGCACTCGCAATGGCAAAAGCTGCTTTGAAGCTCTAG